One Capra hircus breed San Clemente chromosome 3, ASM170441v1, whole genome shotgun sequence genomic window, tttgactgtgtggatcacaacaaactgtgaaaaattctgaaagagatccaCACACActgctgtctcctgagaaatctgtaggcaggtcaagaagcaacagttagaactggtcatggaagaacagactggttccaaatcggggaaGGAGTactgttaaggctgtatattgtcacggtgcttatttaacttatatgcagagtacatcatgagaaatgctggactagatgaagcacatcctggaatcaagattaccgggagaaataccaataacctcagacatgcagatgacaccactcttatggcagaaagtgaagaggaactaaaaagcctcttgatgaaagtgaaagaggagagtgaaaaagttggcttaaaacaacattcagaaaacgaagatcattgcatctaggtccatcacttcatgggaaacagatggggaaacagtggaaacagtggtggactattttggggggactccaaaatcactgtagatggtgattgcagccatgaaattaaaagatgcttgctccttggaagaaaaattatgaccaacctagacagcatattaaaaagcagaaaaaaaaaaaggcagagacattactttgccaacaaaggtctgtctagtcaaagctatggcttttccagtcatgtatggatgtgagaggtggacaataaagaaagctgagcaccaaagaattgatgcttttgaactatggctcttgagagtcccttggacagcaaggagatccaaccagtcaatcctaaaggaaatcaatcctgaatattcattggaaggactgatgctgaagctgaaactccagtattttggccacctgatccgaagaactgactcatttgaaaaaaccctgatgctgggaaagattgaagactagaggagaaggggacaacagaggacgagatagttgtatggcatcaccgactcaatggacatgagtttgagtaagctccgggagttggtgatggacagggaagtccggcgtgctgcagtccatggggttggacacgactgagcgactgaactgaactgaaccagggccCTTGGTTCCCCTCCGAACCACGTGAGGGCAGCAAAGTGCACACTCGGAGAGGGCCGGTGCTTGGTGGTTCCTCCCAGAAGTCTCAGGGGCCGGGGGCTATAAAGGTGGGTGCGAACTTCCGCTCCTTCACCGGAGGGAGAGCGGGCTGGAAGTGAGGGTGCAGTGAATTGCTGTGTGGTgttgtgtggggtggggtgggggggtgcgcgTGTAGGCCGAATGTGTGAGTGGATGCGTGAATGTCTGAGTGGGTGCGTGAATGTCAGAGTGCGTGCGCCCGCCCCTGCACCCCTCCCCCGGCCTACACGTTGATCTTATTTGATCGGGTTGGGACTCCAGCCCCGCCGGGCCGACCCGAAATGAAAAGCTTCCCTCCTGCGAAGCCCTTCCTCGGGGCGCTGTGCAGCGAGGCCCCTTGGGCGGTGGCAACGCCGTGGCCCCGGAGGTTCCGGAGCCGGTCCTGTGGGGCCCGGCGCTCAGAAGTGATGAATTGATCAGATAGACGAGGCTGGGCTTGTCCCGCGCCACTGATTATCGAGGCGATTCTGATCTGAGCCCGGCCCCAGGGCACGCCCGCCCGTGGCGTTGGGGATAACGTGTCAACAGTTGATAGCGGGCTGGGGTCTTTGGCGGGCCGTCGAACTAGCCGTCGCCCCGCCCGCAGGCGCCGAAGCTGAAAGGGGACAGAGACCTTGTTCTCTGCTGCAGTTTTACTTTTCTGGgtgccttttttcttcttcttctttaagCCCGCCTTGTCATCATGACTCGTGTGTGATACCAACACTGGTGCCCTCTGTCTAAAGACACTATACAGCGCCTGCCCGTGAAGGCATGTAGATGTATACGCatgtctgaagtgaagtgaagtcgctcagtcgtgtccgactctttgctatcccatggaatATAGTCTAccagcttctctgttcatgggattttccaggcaagcgtactggaatgggttgccatttccttctccaggggatattcctgacccagggatcgaacccaggtctcctgcattgcaggcagacgctttaccttctgagcctgtgtatataagggcttcccaagtggctcagtggtagagaattcgtCTGCAGTGCCAGAGCctctgattcgatccctgggttgggaagatcccctggacaaggaaatggcaacccaccccagtatttttccctgaagaatcccatggacagaggtgcctggtgggctacagtacatggggtgggaaagagtaggacataatttagtgactaaacaacaatatgtgtgtatatatccatAAGAGAACTTGGAAAGCTTGTAAGAATTAAGATTCCAGGGACCCACACCAGACTTACTGAATTATAATTATCAGAGAGGTCTAGAAATCAGGATTATTTAAAGCCTCCATGCATGGATCACAGTAATAAATTTTTTGATGTTCAATATCAACTTGCATGAGGTGATTATCCAGAGAGTCACCCCTCTCTGCTACTTTCAGCCCTTCTAAATAATGAGAACTGAAAATATTGCCACTTAGCAGTAAACACTATGAATAAACTGGAGTAACTCTGTAGAAGAGGGACTGTTAGTTTGGTGGAATTTAAGGACCCTGCATTTGAGTACCAAATGGAAGCCTTTCATGTCTGATTTATTCAACAGTGCATATGCTGTCCAAGTTTAGAAATGGGAACTTAATTGTACAGTATTCTAAAGGGTCTGTCATTTCTTGCTCATTCTGACAGCAGGTTCCTCTGAGTGGCTTGTAATTTTAGAAACCACATTAATGCATTAGTTTTTAGGTACATTCAGACCCTAGGATCAGATTGTTAAGCTCTGTTTCTAAGAATCAGGGGCTATAAATCTAGGCAACGAAAAAAGAATTGACTCCCAGGCAAGGAGACAGCAGAGTTAAGAGAATGAAcaatggaaaggaagaaggacCAGGGAGACTGAGCTCTCATGGAGAAGGAGAGCCCAGAAAATGACTAAATCCAGAAGGTCTTAAATCTGTTAAGTGTGACCTCTGCATACATATTAATGCTACAAAGTGCTACTAAAGTTAGTGTCTCTACCTTCATTGAGAGAATGGATAATGCCCATTCTTGTCTCCCTAACAATTAGCTCAGCACCTGCCATAAAAAGTTTTCAAGAAAGGCTGAATGGCTATATATCTGTATGGTTGGAATGACTCCAGTTTACAAAATGTGAATACCTGTCTCCTGCCAAAAGCAGTGCTGGTCTGTCCTAAATCCTTATCTTTTCAGCAGGATGACTCCAAATTGCAAATATTGCCCAATAGGATTAGTTTCTAGAAGTTGAGAAACTTCCATATTTTAAGAGTAGTCAAGTGGCAACTTGTAGTCCGCAGGTAACAGATACTCCAGGCTTCAACTTACACAAATCTATTTAATGGAGGTGGTCGGCGGGATGTTCCACAATGATCAGTCCAGGGGCCTGTCAACACTTAGGTGGAGAAGAAGCCACCATCATTCTTTCGGGAGTACCCTCCATTGGTGGCTGCAGTGTGAGGGGACACTGTGGAGAAAAGAAGGAGGAATGGGCTGTGGATTTAAGATCTGTTGCCTCTTCTGGGAATTTGTCACCCATACTTTCATGGGGACCGTGGAGAAGGTTCTAACAGCTGGGGAAGCACAGAAGACTGATGGGAGGTAGCTATAGGTCTTTTCCCAGGTTTCTGGCCTTTGCTGAAAATTCTTGTCCATTAGACCTAAGGCTAAGGCAGAGGCTCTGAAACTGAATTCATTTCCTGGCCCTATAGTCAGTATGTCCCCTGGATTAGTCTGATATGTGCCAGATTCAGTTATCCCTCATGTTCCTTAATAGCCAGCCACCTCAACTCCCTGATTCCTGTGTCCATTGAGAAAAACTTGCACCACCCATCTGCCTCCCATTCCTCAGTCTTCTAACCCTTACCTATGGATCCCTGTATGCTGTGAATAGACTCCTTCTTAGGGTTGATCCAGTGTCTGATGTTAGCTCTGGAAGTGATGGGGGATGGTTGGGGAGGGGGCAAAAATTCTCCAGGGAATTGGGTCTTGATTCTGGAAGATGATGTGGGAAGAATAGGGGAGAATGAAATCAATcaagagaagaagggaaggagggaaggagttgcatgcaacctcaaaaatataGCAACCAAAGGCCCTTTCTAGCCTCTCGAATTAACCAAATGTTTTGTTATACAGATGAGCATAATTTTGGAAGatcttcattttagaaaaaagaaacccACAGAAATTGTATTACAGAagtaaaaaaatgcaaaaatctaTACAAATAGGAACCTATCGATTATTTCCCTGGTGACAGTTTACCTTACTTAATTGGATGGCATTGTTCTTAGGGAGAGGCTCTGCCTCCACCACTTACCCGTGGGTATCCTGGATGGTCTCCTGGTGTGTGAGTATCTCACTCTTGTTCTTGAATGTCCCTGTGTGGTGGTTGTACAAGGCCGCTAAGCGGAAATCCAGGTCATCCTTTGGTATCTACAGAGGAAGCCAACCTCCTCAGGGTTAACTTGCCACTGTGCACCCATTCTAGTTGGGTTCTATTGGGTTCTACTCTTCTCCCAAAGCACAGTGAACCCTTTTGGGGCCTGAGACCCACCAGCTCTTTACACACCAAATTACTGTACATGCTGACCTCTTAAATCTTGTCCATACAGAATTGTCTCGTGCTTAAGTCTAAGGagtgggaagctctcctggagacaTGGGAACCTCTTGAGCTTAATGGGCCTTACCTTATTCATGGTTATAATGAGAAGTCTAGTGAGAAAATGATTTCCTCCAAATAATTAACTGCAGCAAAACTCAAGCCTTTTGCCTTCCCAGAGGCCTGATAAGTTGGTATTTGGTTTTAGATTTGATAGGATCTTGGATTGGGGGCAAGATAAAGCTGCTAAAGCAGTCAGGGACAAACTGCCTTTCAAAAAGAATAGTCATTAGTCCTAAGTGGATATAATGAGAAATATCATTTCAATGCTAGGTACCTctgaatgaaaaaaacaaacatcccGTTTCATGGAGGTAATTGTGGGAGTTGAGCTGAGTCGACACCAGGGTTCCTGTTGCTGAGCAAGGTGAGTTGGGTTCTTATATGGCAGTTTCTGCAAAAGAAACCACACCCACACCTGGTTACCAAAAGCCTTGCTGATGTGGTAGCATCAGTGACATCCATCCCCTCCTGCCATTCCATTTTAATTGAATCAAGACATCTAAACGAGAAGGATGATATGGGGCAAGCCTCCCAGCCTTTTGACCCCCCTAAGTTTTCTCTTAGAACTGATAGAAATGGGCTGGGAAGACAGGGAATGGGGTGAAGTGGGACATGAAGTGAAGGATGGGGAGCAGACAGGCAAGAGGAGCTCAGGTTCAGAAGTGCTGAGTTTGAAGAAGAGGTAAGATATTCTAACACAATATGCAGTTGTTGGAGTAACAGCTGAAGCCTCCCAAAAAGAATCTGACTAAAAAGGAAGAGGTGGTTCATGAGGACTGCACAATATTATAATGGGGTTGGCTGGGGGCAGTCAGAGACAAGAGAATCGGGAGAGGAGAATCAGGAGAGAACAGTGTCTAGACAGGTGAGAAAAAATTTTCAGTAAGCAAGGAAGGGTCATTGTTTCTGTGGGAATGTCAAAAAATTCATTGAATGTTCGGTTCTCTCATTAAAACCCCACAAGTAtgaatatgaaaagcacatagcTGATTTCTTCATTACATGTAAAATGCCATGTTGCTCACCACTGTGTCCCCAGTACCCAGCACAGTGACCTAAAACATGGTGTTCTAAAATGAGATGCTAATTGAATCAATGACTGAATTCCAGTGAGGACAACTACAACCTAGTAGAACTCTCATTCATCCTATCTGATGTTGGAACCTTCTTCATCCCCGGTATATGACACAGTGCTGTGTGACTCAGCTCAATCAGGCATTAATTGAATGGTATGGACCAGGCACTATGTTATCACCAAGAAAGATgaaaaggagatgggaatattacATATGATGCAAGCACAGGTAGCTCTTCCAGTCCTCCAAGGCTGCATAAGCCTCATCCTCTCTATAAGCAGAAGAATGGGATGGTCTTTCACTGAGAAAATCAGGCCTGTCAAGCATGAGCTGCCATCCTCACTatccat contains:
- the C3H1orf194 gene encoding uncharacterized protein C1orf194 homolog isoform X1 produces the protein MPLTRDPFQNPALDKDDSYLGKSRASKKLPYKNPTHLAQQQEPWCRLSSTPTITSMKRDVCFFHSEIPKDDLDFRLAALYNHHTGTFKNKSEILTHQETIQDTHGIKTQFPGEFLPPPQPSPITSRANIRHWINPKKESIHSIQGSIVSPHTAATNGGYSRKNDGGFFST
- the C3H1orf194 gene encoding uncharacterized protein C1orf194 homolog isoform X2; its protein translation is MPLTRDPFQNPALDKDDSYLGKSRASKKLPYKNPTHLAQQQEPWCRLSSTPTITSMKRDVCFFHSEIPKDDLDFRLAALYNHHTGTFKNKSEILTHQETIQDTHGVPSHCSHQWRVLPKE